One window of Leptotrichia sp. oral taxon 498 genomic DNA carries:
- a CDS encoding TIGR03986 family type III CRISPR-associated RAMP protein, translated as MKGKVIKMDNSTKEVEIEVKRKREKYTVGKAIFNQKKFQEGDNIEYNLKGKNFEFVKKISSEEMRDTRNNFSNNTKFGGNKHKSKEPVKVKQYPYNFVSLKDKKDVVYKGERKLGTNTGKLVCKLVNKTPLFIMGESEQDNKGHTKEWFCREKGIPIIPGSSLKGVIRNIIDVLTNSVIRNVEDEKLEQRMGAGKFESVFGIIESLPENGKKGIIVEAEKIKVKTKEKIESGYKKFEFKDNGKEFSKKYNAKDGLIERVKLKDSIYNLKETEIKIKPGVTTVEKLINNSKEYKNYLTDNENGVQGVLWFSSPIYGKIHEKLLIPKKNGRKFEFSKEEYEDFKYIIKQRAERIKNGKDINSNTFYYDKDLEIGDPLLFEVKDRKMAEHLAFSEIPRLRYKFSPLDLVSEEFRPGDSLKKLSFSERLFGTTGDNTKKDEEKKDELVALSGRVFFEDAKNYKPEMIDNGNLVTLKAFGEPHPTLTTFYLDNIEKNYNENKGVSIRGRKFYWHHKEKIGKSFSEYRKSVEMPKIKNKNGKYEKELAYNSSLELMDINNEFEFSVNFENLTDEELGVLIYAIELEDGLLHKVGKGKAFGFGSCKIEIEGFLLENKNKYKDFFIEPFEKENKKEDYINKAKEKRYFDEKRKNIKELKAILSETNDLDFSESPFPEATNKKGETNSLNWFVNNKKGDRKIVLLSILDKNPK; from the coding sequence ATGAAAGGGAAAGTAATTAAGATGGATAACTCTACGAAAGAAGTAGAGATAGAAGTTAAAAGAAAAAGAGAAAAATATACAGTAGGAAAAGCTATCTTTAATCAAAAAAAATTTCAAGAAGGAGATAATATAGAGTATAATCTTAAAGGTAAAAATTTTGAGTTTGTAAAAAAAATTAGTAGTGAAGAAATGAGAGATACAAGAAATAATTTTTCAAATAATACGAAATTTGGCGGAAATAAACATAAATCAAAAGAACCAGTAAAAGTGAAACAGTATCCTTATAATTTTGTTTCTCTTAAAGATAAAAAGGATGTGGTATATAAAGGAGAAAGAAAATTAGGAACAAATACTGGAAAATTAGTTTGTAAACTAGTAAATAAAACACCTTTATTCATAATGGGAGAAAGCGAACAAGATAATAAAGGACATACTAAAGAATGGTTTTGTAGAGAAAAAGGGATACCTATAATTCCCGGAAGTTCTTTAAAAGGTGTAATAAGAAACATAATAGATGTTTTAACAAATAGTGTTATTAGAAATGTGGAAGATGAAAAATTAGAACAAAGAATGGGTGCAGGGAAATTTGAATCTGTATTTGGAATAATAGAATCCCTTCCAGAAAATGGTAAAAAAGGAATAATTGTTGAAGCAGAAAAAATAAAAGTTAAGACGAAAGAAAAAATAGAAAGTGGGTATAAAAAATTTGAGTTTAAAGATAATGGTAAGGAATTTTCAAAAAAATATAATGCAAAAGATGGATTAATAGAGAGAGTAAAATTAAAAGATTCAATTTATAATTTAAAAGAAACTGAAATTAAAATAAAACCTGGTGTAACAACAGTAGAAAAATTGATTAACAATTCTAAAGAATATAAAAATTATTTAACAGATAATGAAAATGGTGTTCAGGGAGTATTGTGGTTTTCATCGCCAATTTATGGAAAGATACATGAAAAGTTATTAATACCCAAAAAAAATGGTAGAAAATTTGAATTTTCAAAAGAAGAATATGAAGATTTTAAATATATAATAAAACAAAGAGCTGAAAGAATAAAAAATGGAAAAGATATAAATTCAAACACATTTTATTATGATAAAGATTTAGAGATAGGTGATCCTTTATTATTTGAAGTGAAAGATAGAAAAATGGCAGAACATTTAGCTTTTTCTGAAATTCCACGATTGAGATATAAATTTTCACCATTGGATTTGGTTTCAGAAGAATTTCGTCCAGGTGATTCATTAAAAAAATTATCTTTTTCAGAAAGATTATTTGGTACAACAGGAGACAATACAAAAAAAGATGAAGAGAAAAAAGATGAGTTAGTTGCACTTTCTGGAAGAGTATTTTTTGAAGATGCTAAAAATTATAAACCTGAAATGATAGATAATGGAAATCTAGTTACTTTGAAAGCATTTGGGGAGCCACATCCTACTTTAACAACTTTTTATTTAGATAATATTGAAAAAAATTATAATGAAAATAAAGGTGTCAGTATTCGAGGTAGAAAATTTTATTGGCATCATAAGGAAAAAATTGGAAAATCTTTTTCAGAATACAGAAAATCAGTAGAAATGCCAAAAATTAAAAATAAAAATGGTAAATATGAAAAAGAATTGGCATATAATTCAAGTTTAGAGTTAATGGATATAAATAATGAATTTGAATTCAGTGTTAATTTTGAAAATTTAACAGATGAAGAGTTGGGAGTATTGATTTATGCTATAGAGCTTGAAGATGGATTATTACATAAAGTAGGTAAAGGGAAAGCTTTTGGGTTTGGAAGTTGTAAAATTGAAATAGAAGGATTTTTATTGGAAAACAAAAATAAATATAAAGATTTTTTTATTGAACCTTTTGAAAAAGAAAATAAAAAAGAAGACTATATAAATAAAGCAAAAGAAAAAAGATATTTTGATGAAAAAAGAAAAAATATTAAAGAATTAAAAGCAATACTTTCTGAAACAAATGATTTAGACTTTAGTGAAAGCCCATTTCCTGAAGCTACTAATAAAAAGGGAGAAACTAATAGTTTGAATTGGTTTGTTAATAACAAAAAAGGGGATAGAAAGATAGTTTTATTATCTATATTGGATAAAAATCCAAAATAA
- a CDS encoding alpha/beta hydrolase, whose protein sequence is MENDCESKVLNIELTQEKIKSIVNITYSQPVSYFRKKIKLEMDILKPYKAEKYPAVLFVPGGSFAHSHKENYLQQRLEIAKAGYVVASMEYRTIPDGVFPQSVEDVKAAIRFLKANADEYGIDKERIAIMGESAGGYLVAMAGATNGTRDFDKGENLSENSDIKAVIDIYGVTEFGEEADFEIPDDVEEGYRATFLSVKFWLDDVRNNIEVTNPIPHISSKNSTISINAWRQRHVSSSSSNRKTS, encoded by the coding sequence ATGGAAAATGATTGTGAAAGTAAAGTTTTAAATATTGAGCTGACACAGGAAAAAATAAAGTCGATAGTGAATATTACTTATTCACAGCCAGTCAGCTATTTTAGAAAAAAAATTAAATTGGAAATGGATATTTTGAAACCATATAAGGCTGAGAAATATCCAGCAGTGTTATTTGTTCCAGGTGGTTCATTTGCACATAGCCACAAGGAAAACTATTTGCAGCAAAGATTGGAAATTGCAAAGGCTGGTTATGTGGTTGCAAGCATGGAATATAGAACTATTCCTGATGGAGTGTTTCCACAAAGCGTGGAAGATGTAAAAGCAGCAATCAGATTTTTGAAGGCAAATGCTGATGAGTATGGCATAGATAAGGAAAGAATAGCTATAATGGGCGAATCGGCTGGAGGTTATCTAGTGGCAATGGCTGGAGCGACAAATGGAACTAGAGATTTTGACAAAGGGGAAAATTTATCTGAAAATAGCGATATAAAGGCGGTTATTGATATTTATGGCGTAACAGAATTTGGAGAAGAAGCGGATTTTGAAATTCCTGATGATGTTGAGGAAGGTTATAGAGCAACATTTTTATCAGTAAAATTTTGGTTAGATGACGTAAGAAACAATATAGAAGTAACAAATCCTATACCACATATTTCATCCAAAAACTCCACCATTTCTATTAATGCATGGAGACAAAGACACGTTAGTTCCTCCAGTTCAAACAGAAAAACTTCATAA
- a CDS encoding RAMP superfamily CRISPR-associated protein, whose amino-acid sequence MDFSTFKNKYILTGKIVVLNALHIGSGREKDDRDAPFISLDDDKNFYIPGSTFRGYLSTKLERFLDSGNGFKIKNNGEELNEADVKLIFGYTNLDKLETKINDKDNEEDRKLKENNRKIQDRIIRKLNAKNLDEVKSLAGRIHVSDMPVLKDVKYVTRDGIKIDRNTGATEKRAKFDYDVVPAGTEFDLNIELENIENYQLDLIGLALNDILKDNGDLFGGKTSRGIGKCRLKDLKMKYVTSEDKEKLKKYIFEGKFPYEIKEQEKIFKTENLSLD is encoded by the coding sequence ATGGATTTTTCAACATTTAAAAATAAATATATCTTAACAGGGAAAATAGTTGTTTTGAATGCTCTACATATAGGAAGTGGAAGAGAAAAAGATGATAGAGATGCACCTTTTATATCATTAGATGATGATAAAAATTTTTATATTCCAGGATCAACTTTCAGAGGATATTTAAGTACAAAATTAGAAAGATTTTTAGATAGTGGAAATGGATTTAAAATAAAAAATAATGGTGAAGAATTAAATGAAGCTGATGTAAAATTGATATTTGGATATACTAATTTGGATAAATTAGAAACTAAAATTAATGATAAGGATAATGAAGAAGATAGAAAATTAAAAGAAAATAATAGAAAAATTCAAGATAGAATAATAAGAAAATTAAATGCAAAAAATTTAGATGAAGTAAAATCTTTGGCTGGAAGAATACATGTATCAGACATGCCTGTATTAAAAGATGTCAAATATGTAACAAGAGATGGAATAAAAATTGATAGAAATACAGGAGCTACTGAAAAAAGAGCAAAATTTGATTATGATGTAGTTCCCGCAGGAACAGAATTTGACTTAAATATTGAATTGGAAAATATAGAAAATTACCAATTGGATTTAATAGGATTAGCGTTAAATGATATTTTAAAAGACAATGGTGATTTATTTGGAGGTAAAACTTCAAGAGGAATTGGAAAATGTAGATTGAAAGATTTAAAAATGAAGTATGTGACATCAGAAGATAAAGAAAAATTAAAAAAATATATTTTTGAAGGTAAATTTCCTTATGAAATTAAAGAGCAGGAAAAAATATTTAAAACAGAGAATCTTAGCTTAGATTAG
- a CDS encoding OmpA family protein — MKKILAIVMLLVLVAISCTTAANGTRKISKTGIGTGIGAAAGAVIGQAIGKDTKGTLIGTAGGAAVGALIGNIFDRQEKELKEKLSGTGVKVERTGEGEIKLVAPENITFDTNSYIVKSQFKGTIESIAATLKAYPDSKIIVSGHTDNTGNDAINNPLSVNRANAVANLLQADGVAGSRITSTGYGSRNPIASNSTVQGRQQNRRVEINIVANQK, encoded by the coding sequence ATGAAAAAAATATTAGCAATCGTTATGTTATTGGTGTTAGTAGCTATTTCTTGTACAACGGCAGCGAACGGAACTCGAAAAATTAGCAAAACTGGAATTGGAACAGGAATTGGCGCGGCAGCTGGGGCGGTAATAGGACAAGCTATTGGAAAAGATACGAAAGGGACGCTTATTGGTACAGCTGGAGGTGCAGCAGTTGGTGCATTAATTGGAAACATTTTTGACAGACAGGAAAAAGAGTTGAAAGAAAAATTGAGTGGAACTGGAGTGAAGGTTGAAAGAACTGGAGAAGGTGAAATTAAATTGGTTGCACCTGAAAATATCACGTTTGATACAAACAGTTACATTGTAAAATCGCAATTTAAAGGAACAATCGAATCAATTGCGGCTACTTTAAAGGCTTATCCTGATTCAAAAATAATAGTTTCAGGACATACTGATAACACAGGAAATGATGCAATAAATAATCCATTGTCAGTAAATAGAGCAAATGCAGTTGCAAATTTATTACAAGCAGATGGAGTTGCCGGTTCAAGAATTACTTCCACAGGTTATGGAAGCAGAAATCCTATCGCAAGTAATTCGACAGTACAAGGAAGACAGCAAAACAGAAGAGTTGAAATAAATATAGTTGCGAATCAAAAATAG
- a CDS encoding RAMP superfamily CRISPR-associated protein, which translates to MTKEFLKLENKLVLELEIEPISPLIIKLGDGSEEENSNKEKSESVISFVTSDSPRGNLVKYDKNNKSKDCRKGEIFIPGSALRGLFREKFNKIYDITKDDESNFKEKNKNHREVDNLFGWIEGEEAQKGRIFIEDAYLEKEELRKNFYLKNIDEALSEVIMKRDITPIDQFTGKAVVPLNYECTMEKFETELIINNISLEEMKNIYFILRDSYLGEIRLGNSKTRGFGQVKFNIKSMVIENYRDKTKFVVNLKNYFEIDFLNSIKLGNEFLRENLRLKKEFKEINVKNPNEFIKALFREVE; encoded by the coding sequence ATGACAAAAGAATTTTTAAAATTGGAAAATAAATTGGTTTTAGAATTAGAAATTGAACCTATTTCTCCTTTAATCATAAAATTGGGAGATGGTTCTGAAGAAGAAAATAGCAATAAAGAAAAAAGTGAAAGTGTAATATCATTCGTGACTTCAGATTCTCCAAGAGGGAATTTAGTAAAATATGATAAAAATAATAAAAGCAAAGATTGTAGAAAAGGAGAAATATTCATTCCTGGTTCTGCATTAAGAGGGTTATTTAGAGAAAAATTTAATAAAATTTATGATATAACAAAAGATGATGAATCAAATTTTAAAGAAAAAAATAAAAATCATAGAGAAGTTGATAATTTATTTGGTTGGATAGAAGGAGAAGAAGCTCAAAAAGGTAGAATTTTTATAGAAGATGCTTATCTTGAAAAAGAGGAATTGAGAAAAAATTTTTATTTAAAAAATATTGACGAAGCATTAAGTGAAGTAATAATGAAAAGAGACATAACTCCAATAGATCAATTTACTGGAAAAGCGGTTGTGCCATTGAATTATGAATGTACAATGGAAAAATTTGAAACAGAATTGATTATAAATAATATTAGTTTGGAAGAAATGAAAAACATTTATTTTATTTTAAGAGATAGTTATTTAGGAGAAATTAGATTAGGAAATTCTAAAACAAGAGGATTTGGGCAAGTAAAATTTAATATTAAAAGTATGGTTATTGAAAATTATAGAGATAAAACAAAATTTGTAGTTAATTTAAAGAATTATTTTGAGATTGATTTTTTAAATTCAATAAAATTAGGAAATGAATTTTTAAGAGAAAATTTGAGGTTAAAAAAAGAATTTAAAGAAATAAATGTAAAAAATCCAAATGAGTTTATAAAGGCACTTTTTAGAGAGGTGGAATAA
- the ilvD gene encoding dihydroxy-acid dehydratase, whose amino-acid sequence MQGKKRSNNLTEGAARAPHRSLLKGLGFISEEMEKPIIGIANSFNEIIPGHVHLKNLVQSVKDGIRMAGGVPMEFNTIGICDGLAMNHIGMKYSLVTRNIIADSIEAVAMATPFDAIVFMPSCDKVVPGMLIAAARLNIPSIFVSGGAMLAGVYKGKKIGLSNVFEAVGAYNTGQITKRELNSVEEMACPTCGSCSGMYTANTMNCLTEALGMGLPGNGTVPAVFSERARLAKKAGMQIMEVLKSDLRPSDILTREAFENAVAVDMALGGSSNTALHLPAIAHEAGIDLTLSDFNEIAQKTRQICKLSPSGEYFIEDLYRAGGVTGVMKRLLENERLHGDAKTVALQTQGELAKDAFINDDDVIKPWDKPAYKTGGIAVLKGNLAPNGCVVKEGAVDPEMLQHTGPAKVFNSEEEAVEAITGGKIVAGDVVVIRYEGPKGGPGMREMLSPTAMIAGMGLDKDVALITDGRFSGATRGASIGHVSPEAASGGNIAIVQNGDIVEIDIPNRTINIKISDEEIEARKAKLEPFKLQVKGYLKKYAMHVSSADRGAIEILD is encoded by the coding sequence ATGCAAGGGAAAAAAAGAAGTAACAATTTAACAGAAGGTGCAGCAAGAGCGCCACATAGATCGTTGTTAAAAGGATTAGGCTTCATAAGTGAAGAAATGGAAAAACCAATAATTGGGATTGCAAACTCGTTTAATGAAATTATACCAGGACACGTTCATTTGAAAAACTTGGTGCAATCAGTAAAAGATGGAATTAGAATGGCTGGAGGAGTTCCAATGGAATTTAATACTATTGGGATTTGTGATGGACTTGCGATGAACCACATTGGGATGAAATATTCGTTGGTAACAAGAAATATAATTGCAGATTCGATTGAGGCAGTTGCTATGGCTACTCCGTTTGATGCAATTGTGTTTATGCCAAGCTGTGATAAAGTAGTGCCTGGAATGTTGATTGCGGCGGCAAGATTAAATATTCCTTCAATATTTGTAAGTGGAGGAGCAATGCTTGCGGGAGTTTATAAAGGTAAAAAAATTGGACTTAGTAATGTGTTTGAAGCGGTTGGAGCTTACAATACTGGACAAATTACTAAAAGAGAATTAAATTCAGTTGAAGAAATGGCTTGTCCTACTTGCGGATCATGTTCTGGAATGTATACGGCAAATACGATGAATTGCTTGACAGAAGCACTTGGAATGGGACTTCCTGGAAACGGAACTGTTCCAGCGGTATTTTCAGAAAGAGCAAGACTTGCTAAAAAAGCAGGAATGCAAATTATGGAAGTTTTAAAATCAGATTTAAGACCAAGCGATATTTTGACAAGAGAAGCGTTTGAAAATGCAGTTGCAGTGGATATGGCACTTGGAGGATCTTCTAATACAGCTCTGCATTTACCTGCGATTGCTCATGAAGCTGGAATTGACTTGACTTTAAGTGATTTTAATGAAATTGCACAAAAAACTCGTCAAATCTGTAAATTATCGCCATCTGGAGAATACTTCATTGAAGACTTGTATAGAGCGGGTGGAGTTACTGGAGTTATGAAGAGATTACTTGAAAATGAAAGATTACATGGAGATGCAAAAACTGTAGCATTGCAAACACAAGGAGAATTGGCAAAAGATGCATTCATTAATGATGACGATGTAATCAAACCTTGGGATAAACCAGCTTACAAAACTGGAGGAATTGCTGTATTAAAAGGTAACTTGGCACCAAATGGGTGTGTTGTTAAAGAAGGTGCGGTAGATCCAGAAATGTTACAACATACAGGACCTGCGAAAGTATTTAATAGTGAAGAAGAAGCTGTCGAAGCTATTACAGGTGGAAAAATTGTAGCAGGAGATGTTGTGGTTATCAGATATGAAGGACCAAAAGGTGGACCAGGAATGAGAGAAATGCTATCGCCAACAGCTATGATTGCAGGAATGGGATTAGATAAAGATGTTGCTTTAATCACTGATGGAAGATTTTCAGGAGCGACAAGAGGTGCATCAATTGGGCATGTTTCGCCAGAAGCTGCTTCAGGTGGAAATATTGCGATTGTTCAAAATGGAGATATTGTGGAAATTGATATTCCAAACAGAACAATAAATATTAAAATTTCAGATGAAGAAATTGAAGCTAGAAAAGCTAAATTGGAACCATTTAAACTTCAAGTTAAAGGATATTTAAAAAAATATGCTATGCACGTGTCTTCTGCGGATAGAGGAGCTATTGAAATATTGGATTAA
- a CDS encoding LemA family protein: protein MLLLILVLSLLLVLEILEIKVVQNLKYCALRVSWNNFHKSTVMDIKIKR, encoded by the coding sequence ATGTTATTATTGATTTTAGTCTTATCATTATTACTGGTTTTAGAAATTTTAGAAATTAAAGTTGTACAAAATTTAAAATATTGTGCCTTAAGAGTTTCTTGGAATAATTTTCATAAAAGCACTGTAATGGATATTAAGATTAAGCGATAA
- a CDS encoding alpha/beta hydrolase family protein — MHGDKDTLVPPVQTEKLHKALIERGIESTRYVIKGAGHSDEYWFQPEIIKIIIEFLDKKLKNKNF; from the coding sequence ATGCATGGAGACAAAGACACGTTAGTTCCTCCAGTTCAAACAGAAAAACTTCATAAGGCATTGATTGAAAGAGGGATAGAGTCAACGAGATACGTGATAAAGGGCGCAGGTCATTCCGATGAATATTGGTTTCAGCCTGAAATTATAAAGATAATAATAGAATTTTTAGATAAAAAATTAAAAAATAAAAATTTTTAA
- a CDS encoding RAMP superfamily CRISPR-associated protein yields MGIKIGYEVELLTPAITAETGTIGKEIDVEVKRDKNGTPYFSAKHIKGVFRAKVLEFKNALSGDGKEFTEKYFGSGGNNPSKIRFSDLKLKIEKNIGDEGYQRRLENKIGNRYGVKINRKTRVAEENSLFNYEFVKPKNIYAGSFELSNDFFEKSEEDIKFLLSSFLHIDKIGGLKSRGLGKVLVQFVSIENDKRNNFKEENDRFKIVEKILKEVKSKNNYKNQGIKKLNELEKYKYTLNFVEPAVLQGKVNKNEVELRKSLQGSSIRGAIIQYGLDNGFESEIEKLLKIKISEVRKFVREDKNEIKEEFKLASGFKTKYPIEADKYKKIDKAVSVMKEYKVNEKDENGIKLERDSLALLNATGTELSIKIDEKTRTTEESLLFSTEYTDLTNVANKEEVFFKGNVEIPKGLFEIGKKYELKIGKYKTKGFGKVEIEFKKFTDENDKNIGERIKELNDEIKKDFKEFDKRNDKEKVYFGDELLKEEKQKLITFDFLSDMILPFNEISNVGKQILELFDENFGEKLTLNNRRTFVNVEKLRGYNIINNSRKMDEIVITQGSVISYCINNEDLEDILEKLEKIEENGIGLRRNEGFGRVRICSERKYEK; encoded by the coding sequence GTGGGAATTAAAATAGGATATGAAGTAGAGTTATTAACTCCAGCAATTACAGCAGAGACTGGAACAATTGGTAAAGAGATAGATGTAGAAGTCAAAAGAGATAAAAATGGGACACCTTATTTTTCAGCAAAGCATATAAAAGGAGTTTTTAGAGCAAAAGTTTTAGAATTTAAAAATGCTTTAAGTGGAGATGGTAAAGAATTTACTGAAAAATATTTTGGAAGTGGAGGAAATAATCCAAGTAAAATTAGATTTTCAGATTTGAAATTAAAGATTGAAAAGAATATTGGAGATGAAGGATATCAAAGAAGATTAGAAAATAAAATTGGAAATAGATATGGTGTAAAAATTAATAGAAAAACAAGGGTAGCAGAGGAAAATTCATTATTCAATTATGAATTTGTAAAACCAAAAAATATTTATGCTGGAAGTTTTGAACTAAGTAATGATTTTTTTGAAAAAAGTGAAGAAGATATAAAATTTCTATTATCAAGTTTTTTGCATATTGATAAAATTGGTGGATTGAAGTCGAGAGGATTAGGAAAAGTATTAGTTCAATTTGTATCGATTGAAAATGATAAAAGAAATAATTTTAAAGAAGAAAATGATAGATTTAAAATTGTAGAGAAAATATTGAAAGAAGTAAAATCAAAAAATAATTATAAAAATCAAGGAATAAAAAAATTAAATGAATTGGAAAAATATAAATATACTTTGAATTTTGTAGAACCTGCTGTACTTCAAGGGAAAGTCAATAAAAATGAAGTTGAGTTAAGAAAATCATTACAAGGATCATCAATAAGAGGTGCGATTATTCAGTATGGTCTTGATAATGGATTTGAAAGTGAAATTGAAAAATTATTGAAAATAAAAATTTCTGAAGTTAGAAAGTTTGTAAGAGAAGATAAAAATGAAATAAAAGAAGAGTTTAAATTAGCTAGTGGATTCAAAACGAAATATCCTATTGAAGCAGACAAGTATAAAAAAATAGATAAAGCAGTTAGTGTAATGAAAGAATATAAAGTGAACGAAAAAGATGAAAATGGGATAAAATTAGAAAGGGATTCGTTAGCATTATTGAATGCGACAGGAACAGAATTAAGCATAAAGATTGATGAAAAAACACGAACTACAGAAGAAAGTTTGTTGTTTAGTACAGAATATACGGATTTAACTAATGTAGCAAATAAGGAAGAAGTCTTTTTTAAAGGGAATGTGGAAATTCCAAAAGGATTATTTGAAATTGGGAAAAAATATGAGCTAAAAATAGGAAAATATAAAACAAAAGGATTTGGGAAAGTAGAAATTGAGTTTAAGAAATTTACTGATGAAAATGATAAAAATATTGGAGAGAGAATTAAAGAATTGAATGATGAGATTAAAAAAGATTTTAAAGAATTCGATAAAAGAAATGATAAAGAGAAAGTTTATTTTGGAGATGAATTATTAAAAGAAGAAAAACAAAAATTGATAACATTTGATTTTCTTTCAGATATGATTTTGCCTTTTAACGAAATTAGCAATGTTGGAAAACAAATTTTGGAATTATTTGATGAAAATTTTGGAGAAAAATTAACTTTGAATAATAGAAGAACTTTTGTGAATGTAGAGAAACTAAGAGGATATAATATCATAAACAATTCAAGAAAAATGGATGAAATAGTTATAACTCAAGGAAGTGTAATTTCTTATTGCATTAACAATGAAGATTTAGAAGACATTTTAGAAAAATTAGAGAAAATAGAAGAAAATGGAATTGGACTTAGAAGAAATGAAGGCTTTGGAAGAGTTAGAATTTGTAGTGAGAGAAAATATGAAAAATAG
- a CDS encoding CRISPR-associated endonuclease Cas6 has product MKYSILKFKRNEKHSMRDLEKLRGFLADKYKENVLFHNHLSDGYNYSYPKLQYKLIKNTLSVMGIGEEVIEINKKLFEEVDYLNIDGNFIFDIQKELEIYDEEIKYTGDKMYEYRFVTPYLPLNEKNYAKYLKREYTLEQAITNNILEVLKGLGIWLDRENKIYVSQNLEITSRDLKNVNMIAFIGSFSVNMKFPDYFSIGKRKSIGFGTFIKNNF; this is encoded by the coding sequence ATGAAATACTCAATATTAAAATTCAAAAGAAACGAAAAACACTCAATGAGAGATCTAGAAAAATTAAGAGGCTTTTTGGCAGATAAATATAAAGAAAATGTGTTATTCCATAATCATTTATCAGACGGATATAATTATTCGTATCCTAAGTTGCAGTATAAATTGATAAAAAATACACTTTCTGTGATGGGAATTGGTGAAGAGGTTATTGAAATAAATAAAAAACTTTTTGAGGAAGTTGATTATTTAAATATTGATGGAAATTTTATTTTTGATATTCAGAAAGAGCTGGAAATATACGATGAAGAGATAAAATATACAGGCGATAAAATGTATGAATATAGATTCGTGACACCTTATTTGCCATTAAATGAAAAAAATTATGCAAAATACTTGAAAAGAGAATACACATTGGAACAAGCTATTACGAATAATATATTAGAAGTTTTAAAAGGATTGGGAATTTGGCTTGATAGAGAAAATAAAATTTATGTATCTCAAAATTTAGAAATAACATCAAGAGATTTAAAAAATGTAAATATGATAGCGTTTATTGGGAGTTTTTCTGTGAATATGAAATTTCCAGATTATTTTTCGATTGGAAAAAGAAAAAGTATTGGATTTGGAACTTTTATAAAAAATAATTTTTAA